One segment of Proteiniborus sp. DW1 DNA contains the following:
- a CDS encoding M42 family metallopeptidase encodes MNFNGELLKKLVNAFGPSGDEQQIAEIIKAEIKDYVDEIRTDRLGNLIARKKGNGSKVMLAAHMDQIGLLITDIDEKGFLRFTNIGGISPYVSLGQRVIFKNGNIGVIYMEPMEDISKLKLENMYIDIGARSKEEAEKIVSIGDSCVYTSQYYENDNNVISGCLDDRIGCYILIETIKELKEANNDIYFVFTSQEEVGLRGAKTSAYSIDPDFGIAIDITSSGDTPKAKRFAVGLDKGAAIKVKDQSILVSPVVKDFMVKVAKDKNIPYQLEVLERGGTDSGAIHLTKEGVPSGVISVPTRYVHSPSETISKNDVNNCISLLLNIINKKLEF; translated from the coding sequence ATGAATTTTAATGGTGAGTTATTAAAAAAATTAGTTAATGCTTTTGGGCCATCTGGAGATGAACAGCAGATTGCTGAAATTATTAAAGCTGAAATCAAGGACTATGTTGATGAAATTAGAACAGATAGACTAGGAAACCTTATTGCCAGAAAAAAAGGAAATGGCAGTAAAGTTATGTTAGCAGCACATATGGATCAAATTGGGCTATTGATTACAGATATTGATGAAAAAGGATTCTTAAGATTTACTAATATAGGCGGTATATCACCTTATGTTTCTCTTGGTCAACGAGTCATATTTAAGAATGGCAATATAGGTGTTATTTATATGGAGCCAATGGAAGATATAAGTAAGCTTAAGTTGGAAAACATGTACATAGATATAGGGGCAAGATCAAAAGAAGAAGCAGAAAAAATAGTAAGTATAGGGGATTCTTGTGTATACACATCACAGTATTATGAGAACGATAACAACGTAATATCAGGCTGTCTTGATGATAGGATAGGATGTTATATATTAATAGAAACTATAAAAGAGTTAAAAGAAGCAAATAATGATATATATTTTGTTTTTACTTCCCAAGAAGAAGTAGGATTAAGAGGCGCAAAAACCTCCGCCTATAGCATAGACCCAGACTTCGGTATTGCCATAGATATAACAAGCTCTGGAGACACTCCTAAAGCAAAACGATTTGCAGTAGGGTTAGATAAGGGAGCAGCAATAAAAGTTAAAGATCAAAGTATATTAGTAAGTCCTGTAGTAAAAGACTTTATGGTTAAAGTAGCTAAGGATAAAAATATACCTTATCAACTGGAAGTTCTAGAACGTGGTGGAACTGATTCAGGAGCTATTCACCTTACAAAAGAAGGGGTACCATCTGGAGTAATTTCAGTTCCAACTAGGTATGTACATAGTCCTAGTGAGACAATTTCGAAAAATGATGTTAATAATTGTATATCTTTGTTGTTAAATATAATAAATAAAAAACTAGAATTTTAA